In Paraflavitalea devenefica, the following are encoded in one genomic region:
- a CDS encoding CHAT domain-containing protein: protein MITIKLTIEGLNVSGAYVGGGGEEYTIEIPNKSYRLHVIDLYKDTLHLLTRLVREGTFHREEHINDFKILGENLYSILLGHQDNELGKILEKLIYEDNKEVNLQLAFEEDSEFIGWPWELIYHKRDEKNGEFLLDKGNVFFYRSLKKPFEKKVNEVANKEIKILFVAFGPHSKIRLRDPRDDASAEELEKNNLACLQYANIRKYLLELRDTSYKGTGIKFRVESLTEEDLNEKLLQEGYVEEEINYQVTLDKVSEKLVQFNPDILHIVAHGYCSENGGEIACVTGREIRWEKESNLFKAYKESQVREPGRLRMVFFQTCESALPGNFKRGSGLALNAFKDDIHSVVAMQSKISQELACNFSIAFYQKLFDQHNKSNKIISAFKAARQEIGKRAFFGIPVLYTRTGQEWDASIVTPGNSTIQAGKVKCIWCGEENEEGYNFCGECGKSIRCKSCKKQLPAEFTSFHDKTHCPFCGKEDTIISQ from the coding sequence ATGATTACTATTAAGTTGACGATAGAAGGATTGAATGTGTCTGGCGCCTATGTGGGTGGTGGCGGGGAAGAGTATACTATTGAAATCCCTAACAAGAGTTACCGCCTGCATGTGATTGATCTTTATAAGGATACTTTACACCTGCTTACCCGCCTGGTACGCGAGGGAACTTTCCACCGCGAAGAGCATATTAATGATTTTAAGATACTGGGCGAAAACCTGTATAGTATTTTACTGGGGCACCAGGATAATGAACTGGGCAAGATCCTTGAAAAGCTGATTTATGAAGATAATAAGGAGGTAAACCTGCAACTGGCTTTTGAAGAAGACTCTGAGTTTATTGGCTGGCCCTGGGAATTGATCTATCACAAGCGGGATGAAAAGAATGGAGAGTTTTTGCTGGACAAGGGCAATGTGTTTTTTTACCGGTCGCTGAAAAAGCCTTTTGAGAAGAAGGTGAATGAGGTGGCTAATAAGGAGATCAAGATACTGTTTGTCGCTTTTGGCCCACATAGCAAGATAAGGCTTCGGGACCCGCGGGATGATGCTTCGGCTGAAGAGCTGGAAAAGAATAACCTGGCCTGCCTGCAGTATGCCAATATCCGTAAGTACCTGCTTGAACTGCGCGATACAAGTTATAAAGGTACGGGTATTAAGTTCCGGGTTGAATCGCTGACCGAGGAAGACCTGAATGAAAAGTTGTTGCAGGAAGGGTATGTAGAAGAAGAGATTAATTACCAGGTTACCCTCGACAAGGTTTCTGAGAAGCTGGTACAATTCAATCCCGATATTCTTCATATAGTAGCCCATGGTTATTGCTCTGAAAATGGCGGTGAGATTGCCTGTGTTACCGGCCGGGAGATCAGGTGGGAAAAGGAAAGTAATTTGTTTAAAGCGTATAAGGAAAGCCAGGTGAGAGAGCCCGGCAGGTTGCGCATGGTATTTTTCCAGACCTGCGAAAGTGCCTTACCGGGTAATTTTAAAAGAGGATCGGGGCTGGCATTGAATGCCTTTAAGGATGATATCCATTCTGTGGTGGCCATGCAATCGAAGATATCGCAGGAGCTGGCCTGTAATTTTTCGATCGCTTTTTACCAGAAGCTTTTTGATCAGCATAATAAGAGTAATAAGATTATCAGTGCTTTTAAAGCTGCACGACAAGAGATTGGCAAGCGGGCATTTTTTGGCATTCCGGTGTTATATACCCGTACAGGACAGGAATGGGATGCTTCTATTGTTACACCGGGCAATAGTACCATACAGGCTGGTAAGGTGAAATGTATCTGGTGCGGTGAAGAGAATGAAGAAGGCTATAACTTCTGTGGCGAATGCGGTAAGTCGATCCGTTGCAAGAGTTGTAAAA
- a CDS encoding TIGR00266 family protein: MKTNHEIDYRIYGEEMQYVEVELDPNETAIAESGAFMMMDDGIQMQTLFGDGSQPQQGFLGKLMSAGKRVLTGESLFMTAFTNTGHGKKRVSFASPYPGKIIPLDLSRLEGKIVAQKDSFLCAAKGVSIGIELQRKLGTGLFGGEGFIMQKLEGDGMAFVHAGGHVFEKTLQPGEFLRIDTGCIVAYTRHIDYDIQFVGGIKNTLFGGEGLFFATLRGPGKVWIQTLPISRLAGRILAYGTYKRKEEGSILGGLGNMLDGDGWK; this comes from the coding sequence ATGAAAACAAATCATGAAATAGATTACCGTATTTATGGTGAAGAGATGCAGTATGTGGAGGTAGAGCTGGATCCGAATGAAACAGCGATCGCGGAAAGTGGCGCGTTTATGATGATGGATGATGGCATCCAGATGCAAACGCTTTTTGGCGATGGCTCGCAGCCACAGCAAGGGTTCCTGGGCAAGCTGATGTCGGCGGGTAAACGCGTCCTGACGGGTGAAAGTTTGTTTATGACGGCTTTTACGAATACCGGTCATGGGAAAAAACGGGTAAGTTTTGCCTCGCCCTATCCTGGTAAGATCATTCCACTTGACCTGTCGCGCCTGGAAGGTAAGATCGTAGCACAAAAGGACTCTTTCTTATGTGCTGCCAAGGGCGTATCTATAGGCATTGAGTTGCAACGGAAACTGGGCACCGGTTTATTTGGCGGGGAAGGTTTTATTATGCAAAAGCTGGAGGGCGACGGAATGGCTTTTGTGCATGCCGGCGGTCACGTATTTGAAAAGACTTTGCAGCCGGGCGAGTTTTTGCGGATAGACACCGGTTGTATTGTAGCTTATACAAGACATATTGATTATGACATCCAGTTTGTAGGGGGTATTAAGAATACCCTGTTTGGCGGTGAAGGTCTGTTCTTCGCCACGCTGCGCGGGCCCGGTAAGGTGTGGATCCAAACCCTGCCCATCAGCCGCCTGGCCGGCCGTATCCTGGCTTATGGTACTTATAAGCGCAAGGAAGAAGGCAGCATTTTAGGTGGATTGGGCAATATGCTGGATGGGGATGGCTGGAAGTAA
- a CDS encoding efflux RND transporter permease subunit — translation MSVLESITGKFKNFGPTTWSIKNKTSIYLMMVIVTMIGVFQFVTLPKEQFPDIVIPTIYVQTIYVGNSPKDIENLVTQPIEKQIKGITGAKINKVTSTSVQDYSAITVEFGTDVKTDVALQKVKDAVDKAKPDLPTDLTEEPSTMEVSFSDQPIMYVNVSGNYDVVKLKEYADELQDRLEELSQINRVDLVGAPEREFQINVDNYRMQNAGVTFDDIANAVSRENMDISGGLLDVGETKRNLQLKGQFKTSFDIEKVIIRNTKGAAIYLKDIAQIKDTIKEKESYARLNGKNVITLNIIKRAGENLIETSDDIKKVVDELKADLFPKDLDVVITGDLSKSTRTSFNELVNTIVIGFLLVLIILMFFMGVTNAFFVALSVPLSMFVAFIFLPAADLIVGSHVTLNFIVLFALLFGLGIIVDDAIVVIENTHRIFVQAQGKITAERSAMMAAGEVFIPVLAGTLTTLAPFVPLLFWPGIIGKFMIYLPTMLIFTLTASLIVAFIMNPVFAVDFMNHPEDGHKQSKAAIFRKPILWIALGVGIVLDLMQFTFMGNFLIFLVLLVLLNHFVLDGLIKGFQNRALPWIMGHYETLLRWALKGWRPVWLLLATFGLLIFSFMFFGARNVPVVFFPTGDPNQIYVYLKLPVGTDVDYTDSVAKTLETRVYKVLGMENGKANPVVESVITNIAVGASDPMSGDRSTRPELGRIQVSFVEFEKRHGKSTAPYLDEIRKVVKGIPGAELSVNQEQGGPPTEPPINIEIVSENFDDLIKTGVALKNYLDSIQTPGVEELKMDIDLTNPEITFTVDRERAMMEGVSSGQIGMQLRTALFGREVSKIKDGEDEYKIQLRNTMVQRKSLVDLMNMNITFQDMSSGGQLKHVPISSLVKIDYTSTLGSVKRKNQKRMITLTSNVLLTQGYTPTAVNEELKEHIANFKKKPQNVTIRQTGEGEQQAETGAFLGKALVIALFLILLILVIQFNSISKSVIILTEIIFSVIGVLLGFGITRMEVSVVMTGIGIVGLAGIVVKNGILVIEFADELRARGVKTREAVVQAGKTRIIPVLLTAVAAILGLIPLAVGFNIDFVKMFSELNPNIFFGGDNAVFWKPLSWTIIFGLAFAFFMTLVIVPSMYLIAERLRRPMRRMYGGKWISFLGIPPLTILFMPLMLITMIVHRFEKARRRRKLAGKRVNEAWIGSWF, via the coding sequence ATGAGTGTTCTGGAAAGTATAACGGGGAAGTTCAAAAATTTCGGACCGACGACCTGGAGTATTAAGAATAAGACCTCTATTTACCTGATGATGGTGATCGTGACGATGATAGGGGTATTCCAGTTTGTTACACTACCCAAAGAACAGTTCCCCGATATTGTCATTCCTACTATTTATGTTCAAACGATTTATGTAGGTAATTCCCCGAAGGATATTGAGAACCTGGTTACGCAGCCGATCGAAAAGCAGATCAAGGGGATCACAGGGGCCAAGATCAATAAGGTGACGAGTACTTCGGTACAGGATTATTCGGCCATTACGGTAGAGTTTGGCACGGATGTAAAAACAGATGTAGCGCTACAGAAGGTAAAGGATGCGGTAGATAAAGCGAAACCCGACCTGCCGACTGACCTTACGGAAGAGCCTTCCACAATGGAAGTAAGTTTTTCGGACCAGCCCATTATGTATGTGAATGTGAGTGGCAATTATGATGTGGTAAAGCTGAAAGAGTATGCAGATGAATTGCAAGACCGGCTGGAAGAGCTGTCACAGATCAACCGGGTAGACCTGGTAGGCGCACCGGAAAGGGAGTTCCAGATCAATGTGGACAATTACCGCATGCAAAACGCTGGTGTTACTTTCGATGATATCGCCAATGCTGTATCGCGGGAGAATATGGATATTTCCGGCGGTTTGCTGGATGTGGGCGAAACGAAACGTAACCTGCAACTGAAAGGGCAGTTTAAAACTAGTTTTGATATTGAGAAGGTGATTATCCGGAATACGAAGGGGGCTGCTATTTATTTGAAGGATATTGCGCAGATCAAGGATACGATCAAGGAAAAAGAGAGTTATGCGCGCTTAAATGGAAAGAATGTTATTACGCTGAATATTATAAAACGTGCGGGAGAGAACCTGATCGAAACCTCGGATGATATAAAGAAGGTAGTAGATGAATTAAAAGCTGATCTGTTTCCAAAAGACCTGGATGTAGTGATTACCGGCGATCTGAGTAAATCTACCCGCACTTCTTTTAATGAGCTGGTGAACACCATTGTGATCGGCTTCTTACTGGTATTGATCATCCTGATGTTCTTTATGGGTGTTACCAACGCGTTCTTTGTGGCCTTATCAGTACCACTGAGTATGTTTGTGGCCTTTATTTTCCTGCCGGCCGCCGACCTGATCGTCGGATCGCATGTAACGCTGAATTTCATTGTATTGTTTGCCCTCCTGTTCGGGCTGGGTATTATTGTGGACGATGCTATTGTGGTGATCGAGAATACGCACCGGATTTTTGTGCAGGCGCAGGGGAAGATCACGGCAGAGCGATCGGCTATGATGGCGGCAGGGGAAGTATTTATTCCCGTACTGGCGGGTACCCTGACGACCCTGGCGCCGTTTGTTCCTTTGCTGTTCTGGCCGGGCATTATTGGTAAGTTCATGATCTACCTGCCCACGATGCTGATATTTACGCTAACAGCTTCCCTGATCGTGGCCTTTATTATGAACCCGGTATTTGCGGTGGATTTTATGAACCATCCGGAAGATGGGCATAAACAATCAAAGGCGGCTATTTTCAGGAAGCCGATCTTATGGATCGCGCTGGGTGTAGGGATTGTACTGGACCTGATGCAGTTTACTTTCATGGGCAATTTCCTGATCTTCCTTGTGCTGCTGGTACTGCTGAACCATTTTGTATTGGATGGTCTTATTAAAGGTTTCCAAAACCGTGCGCTGCCCTGGATCATGGGTCATTATGAAACGTTGCTGAGATGGGCCCTGAAAGGATGGAGACCTGTATGGCTACTGCTGGCCACTTTCGGATTACTGATTTTCTCTTTTATGTTCTTTGGTGCACGTAATGTACCGGTGGTGTTCTTTCCTACCGGTGATCCGAACCAGATCTATGTATACCTGAAGTTGCCGGTAGGCACTGACGTGGATTATACAGATTCGGTAGCGAAAACACTGGAGACGCGTGTGTATAAGGTGCTGGGTATGGAAAATGGTAAGGCGAACCCGGTAGTAGAAAGTGTGATCACAAATATTGCTGTGGGCGCCAGCGACCCTATGAGCGGCGATCGCAGCACCCGGCCCGAGCTGGGGCGTATACAGGTATCTTTTGTAGAGTTTGAGAAACGGCATGGTAAATCAACAGCTCCCTACCTTGACGAGATACGGAAGGTAGTAAAGGGTATCCCAGGTGCGGAATTGTCCGTGAACCAGGAACAGGGCGGCCCTCCCACAGAACCTCCTATTAATATTGAAATAGTCAGCGAGAATTTTGACGACCTGATTAAAACAGGTGTAGCGCTGAAGAATTACCTGGACTCGATCCAGACACCCGGTGTGGAAGAACTAAAGATGGATATTGACCTTACGAATCCAGAAATCACTTTCACGGTAGACCGGGAACGGGCTATGATGGAGGGAGTTTCTTCTGGACAGATAGGCATGCAGTTGCGTACGGCGCTATTTGGAAGGGAAGTATCAAAGATCAAGGATGGCGAAGATGAGTATAAGATACAGTTACGTAATACCATGGTTCAACGTAAGAGCCTGGTGGACCTGATGAATATGAATATCACTTTCCAGGATATGAGTTCAGGCGGCCAGCTTAAGCATGTTCCGATCAGCTCACTGGTGAAGATAGATTATACCAGTACGCTGGGCAGTGTAAAACGGAAGAACCAGAAGCGGATGATCACGCTGACCTCTAATGTGTTATTAACGCAGGGATACACACCTACGGCTGTGAATGAAGAGCTGAAAGAGCATATTGCCAATTTTAAGAAGAAGCCGCAGAATGTTACGATCCGCCAAACAGGTGAAGGTGAGCAACAGGCAGAAACCGGCGCCTTCCTTGGAAAAGCATTGGTGATAGCGCTGTTCCTGATTTTGCTGATCCTGGTAATCCAGTTTAACTCTATCAGTAAGTCGGTGATCATTTTAACCGAGATTATTTTCAGTGTGATTGGGGTATTGCTGGGCTTCGGCATTACGCGCATGGAAGTATCGGTGGTAATGACAGGTATCGGGATTGTGGGGCTGGCCGGTATTGTGGTGAAGAACGGTATCCTGGTGATCGAGTTTGCCGATGAGTTAAGAGCGCGGGGTGTTAAGACCCGTGAAGCAGTGGTGCAGGCTGGTAAAACACGGATCATTCCTGTATTGCTGACGGCGGTGGCGGCCATCCTGGGATTGATACCACTGGCAGTAGGGTTCAATATTGATTTCGTGAAGATGTTCTCTGAGCTGAATCCTAATATTTTCTTTGGTGGTGATAATGCCGTGTTCTGGAAGCCGTTGTCCTGGACAATCATTTTTGGTCTTGCCTTTGCGTTCTTTATGACGCTGGTGATCGTACCGAGTATGTACCTGATCGCTGAAAGGCTGAGGCGTCCGATGCGCAGGATGTATGGCGGTAAGTGGATCTCTTTCCTGGGTATTCCCCCGCTTACCATCTTATTCATGCCGTTGATGCTGATCACGATGATCGTGCATCGCTTTGAAAAAGCACGCCGCAGGCGGAAGCTTGCCGGCAAACGCGTGAATGAAGCGTGGATAGGAAGCTGGTTCTAA
- a CDS encoding efflux RND transporter periplasmic adaptor subunit, which yields MKTMYRLSALAMVLLLAACGATSGDKDLAKKKEQLKGLKAEQKELATKIDSLEAQIQRLDTTAVKEEKTKLVALTSLQPGSFTHYIDLKGSINTENSAFVMPRGQGGLVRAIYVKQGDNVRKGQLLMKLDDPLTQKQIEQAKINLALAQTTYERRKNLWDQKIGTEIELLTAKNNVENIQKQIDLLKEQQELSDVYAEMSGVAEVVNIKVGEVFAAVSAATMGIVIVNTNDLKVVAEVPENYLGRVGVGSNLLITLPELANDTIRTRVSVAGKIINPNSRAFYVEAKIPAGKRLRPNQLAMVRIQDYADPKAITIPIATIQSDEKGKFVMVASKEKDKLVARKKPVNIGESYGDRLEIKSGLQAGDQLITDGFQGLYDGQAITTEVK from the coding sequence ATGAAAACGATGTATAGATTAAGCGCCTTAGCCATGGTCCTTTTGCTGGCAGCCTGCGGCGCCACGTCGGGCGACAAAGACCTGGCCAAGAAAAAAGAACAATTAAAGGGGCTGAAAGCGGAGCAGAAAGAACTGGCTACGAAGATTGATTCATTGGAAGCGCAGATCCAGCGGCTTGACACGACGGCTGTGAAAGAAGAAAAGACGAAGCTGGTAGCGCTCACCTCCCTGCAGCCTGGCAGTTTTACGCATTATATTGATTTGAAGGGAAGTATTAATACGGAAAACAGTGCTTTTGTTATGCCGAGAGGTCAGGGAGGCCTGGTAAGGGCCATTTATGTAAAGCAGGGCGATAATGTACGTAAAGGTCAATTACTGATGAAGCTGGATGATCCGCTCACGCAGAAACAGATCGAACAGGCAAAGATCAACCTGGCATTGGCGCAAACGACGTATGAGCGCCGTAAAAATCTGTGGGACCAAAAGATCGGTACAGAAATAGAACTGCTGACAGCAAAGAATAATGTTGAAAATATCCAGAAGCAAATAGACCTGCTGAAAGAGCAACAGGAGCTGAGCGATGTGTATGCCGAGATGAGTGGTGTGGCAGAGGTAGTGAATATTAAAGTAGGAGAAGTATTTGCGGCTGTCAGCGCGGCCACTATGGGCATTGTTATCGTAAACACGAATGATCTGAAGGTTGTAGCAGAGGTACCGGAGAATTACCTGGGCCGTGTGGGCGTGGGCAGTAATTTACTGATCACCCTGCCGGAGCTGGCCAATGATACGATCAGGACCCGCGTGAGTGTTGCAGGCAAGATCATCAATCCCAATTCACGCGCTTTTTATGTGGAAGCGAAGATCCCTGCCGGCAAAAGGCTGCGGCCCAACCAGCTTGCGATGGTACGTATACAGGATTATGCCGACCCCAAAGCCATCACTATTCCGATAGCCACTATTCAGAGTGATGAGAAAGGAAAGTTTGTAATGGTAGCCAGCAAGGAAAAGGACAAGCTGGTGGCAAGGAAGAAACCAGTGAATATTGGTGAGTCGTATGGCGACAGGCTGGAAATAAAGAGTGGTTTACAGGCAGGTGATCAACTGATCACAGACGGGTTCCAGGGATTGTATGACGGACAAGCTATCACTACAGAAGTAAAATAG
- a CDS encoding TolC family protein, translating to MKPYQVRRSNPTLMMIVCCLAMYSSPAQDSTHHALSAKESVTYAMKNSAQVKNILLAIQIQQQSNKEITSAALPQISGSIDVNYYPKVPVQSFPNFIAAATYGVLEQEGVKDGNGNSIVSPSDFGFIQAQFGTKYTGSVGVSLSQLLFDGQVFVGLQARNASIQYATKAAEVTQEQIKANVYKVYYQVVVGRKQMGTIDANIERVEKLLHDTKALYDNGFAEKLDVDKVDVTLANLRTEKVKLDNQLQNGLLGLKLLMGMPMRHTLTLTDTVSEAELKTDILDTAYAYTDRKEYEQTEWLRRLNEYNIKRYKLSKLPTVALLGSFSKNAQRNEFNFFDANQEWFTTALIGLKVSVPIFEGLAKNARISKAKLELQQTENSIENLKLSIDNEVQTAHANLNSAIVTMDYQRKNMELAENVYNQTKKKYEQGLGSNLEVTTAQAELRVAQVNYYSSLYDAIIAKIDYQKATGKL from the coding sequence ATGAAACCTTATCAGGTAAGACGAAGTAATCCCACCCTGATGATGATCGTATGCTGCCTGGCGATGTATTCATCGCCGGCGCAGGACAGTACCCATCATGCATTATCCGCCAAAGAGAGTGTAACCTATGCTATGAAAAACAGTGCACAGGTAAAGAATATTCTACTGGCTATCCAGATCCAGCAGCAGAGCAATAAAGAGATTACATCGGCTGCCCTTCCCCAGATCAGCGGCAGTATTGATGTGAATTATTATCCCAAGGTGCCTGTTCAGAGCTTTCCCAATTTTATTGCAGCCGCTACGTATGGCGTATTGGAACAGGAAGGGGTAAAGGATGGTAATGGCAATTCCATCGTTTCGCCCAGTGATTTTGGGTTTATCCAGGCACAGTTTGGAACAAAGTATACAGGTTCTGTAGGTGTAAGCCTGTCGCAACTGTTGTTTGACGGACAGGTATTTGTTGGGTTGCAGGCAAGAAATGCCTCTATACAGTATGCGACCAAGGCCGCAGAAGTAACACAGGAGCAGATCAAAGCCAATGTGTATAAGGTGTATTACCAAGTGGTAGTAGGCCGGAAGCAAATGGGTACTATTGATGCGAATATAGAGCGTGTGGAGAAGCTGTTGCACGACACGAAAGCTTTGTATGATAATGGTTTTGCCGAGAAGCTGGATGTGGACAAGGTAGATGTTACGCTGGCCAACCTGCGCACGGAAAAGGTGAAGCTGGACAACCAGTTACAGAATGGACTACTGGGATTAAAGCTGCTGATGGGCATGCCGATGCGTCATACGCTGACGTTGACAGATACGGTATCCGAAGCGGAACTAAAAACAGATATCCTGGACACCGCCTATGCTTATACCGACCGCAAGGAGTATGAGCAGACCGAATGGCTGAGAAGGTTGAATGAATATAATATTAAACGTTATAAGCTGAGCAAGTTACCTACGGTAGCGTTATTGGGCAGCTTCAGTAAGAATGCGCAGCGTAATGAGTTCAATTTCTTTGATGCCAACCAGGAGTGGTTCACCACTGCCCTGATAGGCTTAAAGGTGTCGGTACCTATTTTCGAAGGACTGGCCAAGAACGCCCGCATCAGTAAGGCAAAGCTGGAGTTGCAGCAAACGGAGAATAGTATAGAGAACCTGAAGTTGTCTATTGATAACGAAGTTCAGACGGCCCACGCCAATCTAAACAGTGCTATTGTGACGATGGATTATCAGCGGAAGAATATGGAACTGGCGGAGAATGTGTATAACCAGACGAAGAAGAAGTATGAGCAGGGCTTAGGCTCCAACCTGGAAGTGACCACTGCGCAAGCTGAGCTACGGGTGGCACAGGTAAATTATTATAGTTCCCTGTATGATGCCATTATTGCCAAGATAGATTACCAGAAGGCAACCGGTAAACTTTAA
- a CDS encoding TetR/AcrR family transcriptional regulator, which yields MVPELNTKERIRQKADELFMKYGIRSVSMDDIANALGMSKKTIYQYFVDKDELVDAVVEADITNMQRDCAGVIADAHDAVQEIFLTIDRVLEQFRNMNPMVIYDLEKFHFRGFQKFMDHKNKFLLQVIRKNMERGLAEGLYREDLNVDVIARFRLESMMLCFNIDLYPPTRYMLADVSKEIIEHYVHGLVSPKGYKLIVKYKEERLKKAKHETLSGKTK from the coding sequence ATGGTACCTGAATTAAATACGAAGGAGCGGATCCGCCAGAAGGCTGATGAGTTGTTTATGAAGTATGGCATCCGGAGTGTAAGCATGGATGATATTGCCAATGCGCTGGGAATGAGTAAGAAGACGATTTACCAGTATTTTGTAGATAAGGACGAACTGGTAGACGCGGTTGTAGAGGCAGATATTACCAATATGCAAAGGGATTGTGCAGGTGTCATCGCCGACGCACATGACGCTGTGCAGGAGATCTTTCTTACGATTGACCGGGTGCTGGAGCAGTTCCGCAATATGAACCCCATGGTGATCTATGACCTGGAAAAGTTTCATTTCCGCGGATTCCAGAAGTTCATGGACCATAAGAATAAGTTTTTGCTGCAGGTTATCCGCAAGAATATGGAGCGGGGCCTTGCAGAAGGCTTATACCGTGAAGACCTGAATGTAGATGTTATCGCCAGGTTCCGCCTCGAATCTATGATGCTGTGCTTTAATATTGACCTGTATCCCCCTACCAGGTATATGCTGGCTGATGTTTCCAAAGAGATTATTGAGCATTATGTACACGGACTGGTTTCCCCTAAAGGCTATAAGCTGATTGTAAAATATAAAGAAGAACGTTTAAAAAAAGCAAAACATGAAACCTTATCAGGTAAGACGAAGTAA
- a CDS encoding DUF502 domain-containing protein: MKTKRVLKKIFQYFLQGLIILAPIALTIYAVTVLFNFVDGILPSLIQKIFPHWIGTGPGGESRIPGLGFVLVIFIVIMVGYISSSFIVSRLVDLFDKILERTPGIKLIYSTIKDFFEAFAGNKRKFDKAVLVSIESPEVWQIGFITQQELQEFGLQEHVAVYIPQSFALTGRLYFVKRDRVRLLTDITSTDAMKFAISGGVTHIEDEHEHEIKK; this comes from the coding sequence ATGAAGACAAAACGGGTACTGAAAAAGATCTTTCAATATTTCTTACAGGGACTCATCATCCTGGCGCCTATCGCCCTCACCATATACGCGGTAACCGTTCTCTTCAACTTTGTGGATGGAATATTACCCAGCCTCATACAAAAAATATTCCCGCATTGGATAGGGACAGGCCCCGGCGGAGAAAGCAGGATTCCCGGATTGGGATTTGTGCTCGTCATCTTTATTGTTATAATGGTGGGTTACATCTCTTCTTCGTTTATTGTTAGCCGCCTGGTTGATCTCTTTGACAAAATATTGGAGCGTACGCCCGGCATCAAGCTCATCTACAGCACCATCAAAGACTTCTTTGAAGCCTTTGCCGGCAACAAACGTAAATTTGACAAAGCCGTATTGGTAAGTATAGAGTCGCCTGAAGTATGGCAGATCGGGTTCATTACCCAGCAGGAACTGCAGGAGTTCGGGCTGCAGGAACACGTGGCTGTATACATACCTCAGTCATTTGCTTTAACCGGCCGCTTATACTTCGTAAAGCGCGATCGCGTAAGGCTGCTCACCGATATCACCTCTACCGATGCCATGAAATTCGCCATCTCCGGTGGCGTAACCCACATCGAAGACGAGCACGAACATGAAATAAAGAAATAG
- a CDS encoding zinc dependent phospholipase C family protein, with the protein MKKTILTIALLSTFHSSFCWGFYAHRKINFLAVFLLPPEMLVLYKPHSNFLSEHAVDPDKRRYAMAIEGPRHYIDIDHYGRYPYDSLPRQWNKAVAKYSEDSLMKYGIVPWWIQTMLQRLTQAFQQKDPVKILKLSADIGHYISDAHVPLHVCSNHNGQHTGQQGIHGFWESRIPELLAEKEWDFFIGKAGYLSDPGSFIWSRILESAAAADTVLSMEQALSREFPANQKFAFEDRNGIIIRQYAQAYCRQYNRRLNNMVERRMRQSIYAVASCWYTAWVNAGQPDLKQLSGKNFTQADLEEFEWLNQQWKKGSSSGRNCD; encoded by the coding sequence ATGAAGAAAACCATACTGACCATTGCTTTGCTATCAACATTCCACTCCTCCTTCTGCTGGGGCTTCTACGCCCACCGGAAGATCAACTTCCTGGCGGTTTTCCTGCTGCCACCGGAAATGCTCGTACTCTACAAGCCGCATAGCAACTTCCTCAGCGAACATGCAGTTGATCCCGACAAGCGGCGTTATGCAATGGCCATAGAAGGGCCGCGGCATTACATAGACATAGATCATTATGGTCGTTATCCTTATGATTCTTTACCCCGGCAATGGAACAAGGCCGTGGCAAAATATTCGGAAGACAGCCTGATGAAATACGGCATCGTACCCTGGTGGATACAAACCATGTTGCAGCGCCTTACCCAGGCCTTTCAACAAAAAGATCCCGTTAAAATACTAAAGCTATCTGCCGACATAGGCCATTATATCAGTGATGCACATGTTCCCCTGCACGTGTGCAGTAACCACAATGGTCAGCATACAGGCCAGCAGGGTATTCACGGCTTCTGGGAATCCAGGATACCCGAACTGCTGGCAGAAAAAGAATGGGACTTCTTCATCGGCAAAGCCGGGTACCTGAGCGACCCCGGCAGCTTCATCTGGAGCAGGATACTGGAAAGTGCGGCAGCAGCAGATACTGTACTATCAATGGAGCAGGCCCTCAGCCGCGAATTTCCGGCCAACCAGAAATTTGCTTTTGAAGACCGTAATGGGATCATCATCCGCCAATATGCACAGGCTTACTGCCGCCAGTACAATCGCCGGCTCAACAACATGGTGGAGCGGCGCATGCGTCAATCCATCTATGCGGTAGCTTCTTGTTGGTACACGGCCTGGGTAAATGCCGGCCAGCCTGATCTTAAACAGCTCTCCGGCAAAAACTTCACCCAGGCCGATCTCGAAGAATTTGAATGGCTCAATCAGCAATGGAAAAAGGGCTCATCATCGGGCAGGAACTGTGACTAA